The following are encoded together in the Streptomyces rapamycinicus NRRL 5491 genome:
- a CDS encoding ROK family transcriptional regulator yields the protein MNGAASTHAGLREHSELITHIATGRASSKTELARLTGLSRTTISKRLDTLTRRGLLSTHLGDSTGGRPAMELGVNPAAGVVAAIDIGLAHCRVGVLDLGVHLLDAAYVDITPDAGPEAAMDGILAALEELLTRLDRRWSDVRAACLGVPGQVDAEKAVPIRPVMLPGWEGFRPQDAFSRMCDAPVLVDNDANLMALGEYRSRAEAVDHMLFVKFGSALGCGIISNGTVHRGANGIAGEIAHVRLRGTDYGDQLCTGCGNSGCLRAVVNGTAIAAQLAAEGLPVRTKNDVIRLAQQGEPRALRAVREAGKRLGEVLAIMVCFHNPELIVIGGAFAALQDDLLAGIRSVVYERALAQATHRIRIETTSLNADLGLLGGGHHAVEHALSPAGLATWL from the coding sequence GTGAATGGCGCCGCGTCCACGCATGCCGGACTGCGCGAGCACAGCGAACTGATCACCCACATTGCCACCGGACGCGCCTCATCCAAGACGGAGCTGGCACGGCTGACCGGACTGTCCAGAACCACGATCAGTAAACGACTGGACACACTCACCCGGCGCGGGCTGCTGAGCACCCACCTCGGCGACTCCACCGGTGGCCGTCCCGCCATGGAACTCGGCGTCAACCCGGCCGCGGGAGTCGTCGCAGCCATCGACATCGGCCTCGCGCACTGCCGCGTCGGAGTCCTCGACCTGGGTGTGCACCTCCTCGACGCCGCCTACGTCGACATCACACCCGACGCCGGCCCCGAAGCCGCCATGGACGGCATCCTGGCCGCTCTCGAGGAACTGCTCACCCGCCTCGACCGGCGATGGTCCGACGTCCGGGCGGCCTGCCTCGGAGTACCCGGCCAGGTCGATGCCGAGAAGGCCGTCCCGATCCGGCCCGTGATGCTGCCTGGCTGGGAAGGCTTCCGCCCTCAGGACGCCTTCTCCCGCATGTGCGACGCCCCCGTGCTGGTCGACAACGACGCCAACCTCATGGCACTCGGCGAGTACCGATCCCGGGCCGAGGCGGTGGATCACATGCTCTTCGTCAAGTTCGGCTCCGCCCTCGGCTGCGGCATCATCAGCAACGGCACGGTCCACCGCGGCGCCAACGGCATCGCGGGCGAGATCGCCCACGTACGACTGCGCGGCACCGACTACGGAGACCAGCTCTGCACCGGCTGCGGCAACTCCGGCTGCCTGCGCGCCGTCGTCAACGGCACCGCCATCGCCGCCCAGCTCGCCGCCGAAGGTCTTCCCGTACGGACGAAGAACGACGTCATACGCCTCGCCCAGCAGGGCGAACCCCGTGCCCTGCGCGCGGTGCGCGAGGCAGGCAAACGCCTCGGCGAGGTACTGGCCATCATGGTCTGCTTCCACAACCCCGAACTCATCGTGATCGGCGGAGCCTTCGCCGCCCTCCAGGACGATCTGCTGGCCGGCATCCGCAGCGTCGTCTACGAACGCGCCCTGGCCCAGGCCACCCACCGCATCCGCATCGAGACCACCAGCCTCAACGCCGACCTCGGCCTGCTCGGCGGCGGCCACCACGCCGTCGAACACGCCCTCTCCCCGGCGGGACTCGCCACCTGGCTCTGA
- a CDS encoding Gfo/Idh/MocA family protein, translated as MHVPVRVGVIGCGNIFSRYATGMSRFPGLELVAVADVDAARAHVAAAETGAAACTVDGLLGRTDVEVVVNITPPTAHAAVSEQALAAGKHLYVEKPLADTTAAARATLAEADRRGLMLGAAPDTFLGSAGQTARAAIDAGAIGEPVGATAFVTHSQAETWHPDPTFLFQPGGGPALDMGPYYLTALVNCLGPVSAVYGASRIGAPQRTVTAPGRLVDRIDVAVPTHTAATLTFASGALATVMMSFDVWDHHLPFIEIYGTEGTLSLPDPNGYDGPVLLRRHGDPQWAELPPAVPPLARPGTDEQLLRGIGVADLAAALRDGRPHHATAGLAFHVLDALESIGVSAGTGAPVELASTCERPEPVDGTYGAEALKTLETHP; from the coding sequence ATGCACGTCCCCGTCCGTGTCGGTGTGATCGGCTGCGGCAACATCTTCAGCCGGTACGCCACCGGAATGTCCCGCTTCCCAGGGCTGGAACTGGTCGCTGTCGCCGACGTCGACGCCGCCCGCGCCCACGTGGCGGCAGCTGAGACAGGCGCCGCCGCTTGCACCGTCGACGGACTGCTCGGCCGCACGGACGTGGAGGTGGTCGTGAACATCACCCCGCCGACCGCGCACGCCGCCGTCAGCGAGCAGGCCCTGGCGGCGGGCAAGCACCTTTACGTGGAGAAGCCCCTGGCCGACACCACGGCCGCCGCCCGCGCCACACTGGCCGAGGCCGACCGGCGGGGGCTGATGCTCGGGGCCGCGCCGGACACCTTCCTCGGCTCCGCCGGGCAGACCGCACGGGCCGCGATCGACGCCGGGGCGATCGGTGAGCCGGTCGGCGCGACGGCCTTCGTGACGCATTCGCAGGCGGAGACCTGGCATCCGGACCCCACGTTCCTCTTCCAGCCCGGCGGCGGACCCGCCCTGGACATGGGCCCGTACTATCTCACCGCGCTCGTCAACTGCCTGGGCCCGGTGTCGGCGGTGTACGGCGCCAGCCGGATCGGCGCCCCGCAACGCACTGTCACCGCCCCCGGCCGTCTGGTCGACCGGATCGACGTGGCCGTGCCGACCCACACCGCCGCCACGCTCACCTTCGCGAGCGGCGCGCTGGCCACAGTGATGATGAGCTTCGACGTGTGGGACCACCACCTGCCCTTCATCGAGATCTACGGCACCGAAGGCACCCTCTCCCTGCCCGACCCCAACGGCTACGACGGCCCCGTCCTGCTACGCCGCCACGGCGACCCGCAATGGGCCGAACTCCCGCCCGCCGTACCGCCGCTCGCCCGCCCGGGCACCGACGAACAACTGCTGCGCGGCATCGGCGTCGCCGACCTGGCCGCCGCCCTGCGCGACGGCCGCCCGCACCACGCCACCGCTGGCCTGGCCTTCCACGTACTGGACGCCCTTGAGTCCATCGGCGTATCGGCCGGCACCGGCGCCCCCGTAGAGCTGGCCAGCACCTGCGAACGCCCCGAGCCGGTCGACGGCACCTACGGGGCCGAAGCCCTGAAGACCTTGGAGACGCACCCGTGA
- a CDS encoding sugar phosphate isomerase/epimerase family protein → MSDQQSAPRFGADLITFYDPAFWQVADDRQLAATATERPEWFWTRLLDSAVEAGLSALELTFPPGDWRTALAAFGSTEGFRKELEVRGLSVLSGFFVDISSQPSLAATDWPALTQQALEYAEFLASMGCSTMVAGLPMRTTRDAVPPLFVDLDYATALGGHLNEIAAATLRASGVRLALHTEAHSVFWTPRDIDLFMLATDPLYVSFCPDTGHIRMAGSEPASVAERHTDRITIAHWKDASGTAPFDIPIDEHLHHDHQNYFRRVGAGSVDWPAWAALMSRTGLRDDVLLEVDAVPDPVAELTAARTHIQDSLLPFLYGSTS, encoded by the coding sequence GTGAGTGACCAGCAGTCCGCTCCCCGCTTCGGCGCCGACCTCATCACCTTTTACGACCCGGCGTTCTGGCAGGTCGCCGACGACCGTCAACTCGCCGCTACCGCCACCGAGCGGCCGGAATGGTTCTGGACCCGGCTGCTGGACTCGGCCGTTGAGGCCGGACTGTCCGCCCTGGAACTGACCTTCCCGCCCGGCGACTGGCGCACCGCGCTGGCCGCGTTCGGCTCGACGGAGGGGTTCCGTAAAGAACTGGAGGTACGCGGACTGAGCGTGCTCTCCGGATTCTTCGTCGACATCTCCTCCCAGCCGAGCCTGGCGGCCACCGACTGGCCCGCCCTCACCCAACAGGCCTTGGAGTACGCGGAGTTCCTCGCCTCGATGGGCTGCTCCACCATGGTCGCGGGACTTCCCATGCGCACTACTCGCGACGCGGTGCCGCCCCTGTTCGTCGACCTCGACTACGCCACGGCACTCGGCGGTCATCTCAACGAGATCGCCGCCGCCACCTTGCGCGCCAGTGGTGTGCGGCTGGCTCTGCACACCGAGGCGCACTCGGTGTTCTGGACCCCTCGGGACATCGACCTGTTCATGCTCGCGACCGACCCCCTCTACGTCTCCTTCTGCCCGGACACCGGCCACATCCGGATGGCCGGAAGCGAACCCGCTTCCGTCGCGGAACGGCATACCGACCGGATCACGATCGCCCACTGGAAGGACGCCTCCGGCACCGCCCCCTTCGACATTCCCATCGACGAGCACCTCCACCACGACCACCAGAACTACTTCCGCCGCGTCGGCGCGGGCAGTGTCGACTGGCCCGCCTGGGCCGCGCTGATGTCCCGGACCGGCCTGCGCGACGACGTCCTGCTCGAGGTCGACGCCGTCCCCGACCCCGTCGCCGAACTCACCGCCGCCCGCACCCACATCCAGGACAGCCTTCTTCCCTTTCTGTACGGGAGCACCTCATGA
- a CDS encoding ABC transporter substrate-binding protein produces MRSSAARALPAVLLTSCLLATTACASNTSTGSAASGKGPSASQIAAARKEALAAAGGKKIGGKVTMLGINGGAEGQLIKNALKPFTDATGIQVDYTGNEDLATVVQTRVQAGNPPDVVDAADLGSMLKYAKQGKLVDLDSLIGTSTLKSNFPKSLLDATTVNGKTYGVFNEIDNFMVWYNPKTYKGPKAPATWDQLEKFTKQQAAAGKTPWCMAQNAGAGSGWPGAQWIENWFLKHYGGAKLSDWVNGKLSWTSPEVTAAWKAFGAVATDDKMVAGGPTTVLSSSVVNNGTGMVSSPPTCSVMLWGVYAGGVTLGQKPSLKAGTDLNFFPVPASSQAHADDELFSGHVAYAFKNNPRTRALMKYWASAPAQTMLVASGQWTEANTKIPASAYNNPLLKKASQHMLTGKNLVAGPSMYSNPAVVTAFDKGVVSYIQKPGSLRGILAGIQRTASTG; encoded by the coding sequence ATGAGAAGCAGCGCTGCCCGCGCCCTGCCCGCCGTCCTCCTCACCTCCTGTCTGCTCGCCACCACGGCCTGCGCGAGCAACACCTCGACCGGGTCCGCCGCCAGCGGCAAGGGGCCGTCCGCGAGTCAGATCGCCGCAGCCCGCAAGGAAGCCCTCGCCGCCGCCGGTGGCAAGAAGATCGGCGGCAAGGTCACCATGCTCGGCATCAACGGCGGCGCCGAGGGACAGCTCATCAAGAACGCTCTCAAGCCCTTCACCGACGCCACCGGCATCCAGGTCGACTACACCGGCAACGAGGACCTGGCCACGGTCGTGCAGACCCGCGTCCAAGCGGGCAACCCACCGGATGTCGTGGACGCCGCCGACCTCGGCTCCATGCTCAAGTACGCCAAGCAGGGCAAACTCGTCGACCTCGACAGCTTGATCGGCACCTCCACCCTGAAGTCGAACTTCCCGAAGAGCCTGCTGGACGCCACTACCGTGAACGGCAAGACCTACGGCGTCTTCAACGAGATCGACAATTTCATGGTCTGGTACAACCCCAAGACCTACAAGGGCCCCAAGGCACCCGCCACCTGGGACCAGCTGGAGAAGTTCACCAAGCAGCAGGCGGCGGCGGGCAAGACCCCCTGGTGCATGGCACAGAACGCCGGCGCGGGCAGCGGCTGGCCCGGCGCCCAGTGGATCGAGAACTGGTTCCTCAAGCACTACGGCGGCGCCAAGCTCAGCGACTGGGTTAACGGCAAACTGTCGTGGACCTCTCCTGAGGTCACCGCGGCCTGGAAGGCGTTCGGCGCGGTCGCCACCGACGACAAGATGGTCGCCGGAGGCCCCACCACAGTGCTGTCCTCGTCGGTCGTCAACAACGGCACCGGCATGGTCTCCTCGCCCCCGACGTGCTCGGTGATGCTGTGGGGCGTGTACGCGGGCGGCGTCACCCTCGGCCAGAAACCTTCCCTGAAGGCCGGTACCGATCTGAACTTCTTCCCGGTCCCCGCCAGCTCCCAGGCCCACGCCGACGACGAACTGTTCAGCGGACACGTCGCCTACGCCTTCAAGAACAATCCCCGGACCCGCGCGCTGATGAAGTACTGGGCCTCCGCCCCGGCCCAGACGATGCTGGTCGCCAGCGGCCAGTGGACCGAGGCCAACACCAAGATCCCCGCCTCCGCCTACAACAACCCGCTGCTGAAGAAGGCGTCCCAGCACATGCTGACCGGCAAGAACCTGGTCGCGGGACCCAGCATGTACAGCAACCCGGCCGTCGTCACCGCCTTTGACAAGGGGGTGGTCAGCTACATCCAGAAGCCTGGCTCCCTGCGCGGCATCCTCGCCGGAATCCAACGCACCGCCTCGACCGGCTGA
- a CDS encoding carbohydrate ABC transporter permease has translation MGLLPRLLQIALAVIAVPAIIAVLIISAERALGRRPRRAARVRPWVWLVPACLLSGAILVYPMADTILLSLRRADGSGWAGLTNYAWSVGDALLPTLRNNALWLVLIPAVTLVLGLAVALLGDKVRYERIIRTLVLVPAGISFAAAGVIWRLMYEYQPPGAQQTGTVDGLLSTTGIDPVAWVADPSVATYALIFVGCWMTLGTTALILSAGVKNIPGELIEAARLDGAGEWRIFRSVTLPTLWPSILVALTTQVIFALKVFDIVYVMTNGQFDTDVAANRIYAELFVAQNFGHASALAVILLIISSPIMFLNIRQFRQEATAR, from the coding sequence ATGGGTCTGCTTCCCCGGTTGCTGCAGATCGCCCTCGCGGTGATCGCCGTACCCGCGATCATCGCAGTCCTGATCATCAGCGCCGAGCGCGCACTCGGCCGCCGCCCGCGCCGGGCGGCCCGCGTCCGCCCATGGGTCTGGCTGGTGCCTGCCTGCCTGCTCAGCGGCGCCATCCTGGTCTACCCCATGGCGGACACCATCCTGCTGAGCCTGCGCCGTGCCGACGGGAGTGGCTGGGCCGGGCTGACCAACTACGCCTGGTCGGTCGGCGATGCCCTGCTGCCCACCTTGCGCAACAACGCCCTGTGGCTCGTCCTGATCCCTGCCGTGACCCTCGTCCTCGGCCTGGCCGTCGCCCTCCTCGGCGACAAGGTGCGCTACGAGCGGATTATCCGGACCCTGGTGCTCGTGCCCGCCGGGATCTCCTTCGCCGCGGCCGGGGTGATCTGGCGACTGATGTACGAGTACCAGCCGCCCGGCGCTCAGCAGACCGGTACCGTCGACGGCCTGCTCTCCACCACCGGCATCGATCCGGTCGCGTGGGTCGCCGACCCGTCGGTGGCCACCTACGCGCTGATTTTCGTCGGCTGCTGGATGACTCTGGGCACCACCGCGCTCATCCTCTCCGCGGGGGTGAAGAACATCCCCGGCGAGCTGATCGAGGCCGCCCGGCTGGACGGCGCCGGGGAATGGCGGATTTTCCGCTCCGTCACCCTGCCGACGCTGTGGCCCAGCATCCTGGTCGCCCTGACCACACAGGTCATCTTCGCGCTCAAGGTCTTCGACATCGTCTACGTCATGACCAACGGCCAGTTCGACACCGATGTCGCGGCCAACCGCATCTACGCCGAGCTATTCGTCGCCCAGAACTTCGGCCACGCCAGCGCCCTCGCGGTGATCCTGCTGATCATCTCCTCACCCATCATGTTCCTCAACATCCGCCAGTTCCGGCAGGAGGCGACCGCCCGATGA
- a CDS encoding carbohydrate ABC transporter permease, translating into MIGVIWAIPVVGLLVTSFRTTGAVATSGWWTELAHPAFTPENYAGAATLIDLAAAAGNSLAIAVPATVGTVTVSAVAAYALARMPFRGRLPLLLLVIALQVTPPQLTLVPVLRLFNAIGLTGSTPAVWLYQVGFTIPFGVFLLYGFFASVPAELLEAAALDGAGEFTIFRRIVLPTATPVLSALAMLQFIWSWNDLLTPLLFLGGGSANAPFTVQIAGLLQATGQGQETMAAAALLSVLLPLAVLLLLQRYFVRGILGGAVKG; encoded by the coding sequence GTGATCGGCGTCATCTGGGCCATACCCGTCGTCGGACTGCTGGTCACCTCCTTCCGCACCACCGGCGCTGTCGCCACCAGCGGCTGGTGGACCGAGCTCGCCCATCCCGCCTTCACTCCCGAGAACTACGCCGGCGCCGCCACCCTCATCGACCTCGCCGCCGCCGCGGGCAACAGCCTCGCCATCGCCGTCCCCGCCACCGTCGGCACCGTGACCGTCTCCGCCGTCGCCGCCTACGCTCTGGCCCGCATGCCCTTCCGCGGACGGCTGCCCCTTCTGCTGCTCGTCATCGCCCTCCAGGTCACCCCGCCGCAGCTCACCCTCGTCCCCGTGCTGCGTCTGTTCAACGCGATCGGCCTGACCGGCAGCACCCCGGCCGTCTGGCTCTACCAGGTCGGCTTCACCATCCCCTTCGGGGTGTTCCTGCTCTACGGCTTCTTCGCCTCCGTACCCGCCGAGCTACTGGAGGCCGCCGCGCTCGACGGCGCCGGTGAGTTCACCATCTTCCGCCGTATCGTGCTGCCCACCGCCACACCGGTCCTGTCCGCCCTGGCCATGCTCCAGTTCATCTGGTCCTGGAACGACCTGCTCACCCCGCTGCTCTTCCTCGGCGGCGGCAGCGCGAACGCCCCCTTCACCGTGCAGATCGCCGGACTACTGCAAGCCACCGGCCAGGGCCAGGAAACCATGGCCGCCGCCGCGCTGCTGTCCGTACTCCTCCCCCTGGCCGTCCTGCTGCTGCTCCAGCGGTACTTCGTCAGGGGCATCCTCGGCGGGGCGGTGAAGGGATGA
- a CDS encoding Gfo/Idh/MocA family protein, whose amino-acid sequence MSREGKVRPHPGVAIVGTGMIGAVHARAARAAGARLIGVLASTLERTEAAAQRFEAPVPYTGFDAVLADDRVDVVHLCTPNALHADQAEAALRAGKQVICEKPLATSVADAERIARTAHAADRIVAIPFVYRYHPLVREIRARREAGEFGNWHLLHGSYLQDWLLSEQSDNWRTDPIAGGASRAFADIGSHWCDLVEWVAGVRFTDLTAHLDTVVNRDTEDIATVLLRTGDGIPASLTVSQVSAGRKNRLWFELDGSRASAAFDQEQPETAWLGDPVGARTLVRDPGKGSPEQRRLSLLPAGHPQGYGDCFTAFVSDAYAAMHGEQPCGLPVAEDGIRSAHLVEAVLRSARSLSWTGVHPNTKNPKKENHRA is encoded by the coding sequence ATGAGCCGTGAAGGGAAGGTACGCCCCCACCCGGGCGTCGCCATCGTCGGCACCGGCATGATCGGCGCCGTACACGCCCGAGCCGCCCGAGCCGCTGGAGCGCGGCTGATCGGGGTGCTCGCCTCGACCCTCGAGCGGACGGAAGCCGCTGCCCAGCGGTTCGAGGCCCCGGTTCCCTATACCGGCTTCGACGCCGTACTGGCCGACGACCGGGTGGACGTCGTCCACCTGTGCACCCCCAACGCTCTGCACGCGGACCAGGCCGAGGCCGCGCTGCGCGCCGGAAAGCAGGTGATCTGCGAAAAGCCCCTGGCGACCTCCGTCGCCGACGCGGAGCGCATCGCACGGACCGCCCATGCGGCAGACCGCATCGTCGCCATCCCCTTCGTCTACCGTTACCACCCTCTGGTGCGCGAGATCCGGGCCCGGCGCGAAGCCGGGGAATTCGGCAACTGGCACCTGCTGCACGGAAGTTACCTCCAGGACTGGCTGCTGTCGGAGCAGAGCGACAACTGGCGTACCGATCCCATCGCCGGCGGTGCCTCCCGGGCCTTCGCCGACATCGGCTCCCACTGGTGCGACCTGGTCGAATGGGTGGCGGGAGTACGCTTCACCGACCTCACCGCCCACCTGGACACCGTCGTCAACCGGGATACCGAAGACATCGCCACCGTGCTGCTGCGAACCGGCGACGGCATCCCGGCCTCTCTCACCGTCTCCCAGGTGTCCGCCGGACGGAAGAACCGCCTCTGGTTCGAACTCGACGGCTCCCGCGCGAGTGCCGCCTTCGACCAGGAGCAGCCGGAAACCGCCTGGCTCGGCGACCCGGTCGGTGCTCGGACCCTGGTCCGCGATCCAGGCAAGGGAAGCCCCGAACAGCGCCGTCTGTCCCTGCTGCCCGCAGGCCACCCCCAGGGGTACGGCGACTGCTTCACCGCCTTCGTCAGCGACGCCTACGCCGCCATGCACGGCGAACAGCCCTGCGGCCTGCCCGTCGCCGAGGACGGCATACGTTCCGCACACCTGGTCGAGGCGGTACTGCGCTCCGCGCGCAGCCTGTCCTGGACAGGTGTGCACCCGAACACGAAGAACCCGAAGAAGGAGAACCACCGCGCATGA
- a CDS encoding sugar phosphate isomerase/epimerase family protein: MKLGMLTACLPGLTLDEIAAWAAATGYEALEVAVWPTTGSRDFEAAHLPVADFGPAETDRTRTLLDRHGLTISALAYYENNLHPSPARRAEIHTHLKHAINTAAALNVPYVGTFIGRDPGLTVRENLREAEKLFPALVSYAGERGVGIVIENCVMDGWHPDGYPGNLAYSPELWEWMFSLGLLLNWDPSHLTWIGIDPVKTIAPYVRHIAHAQAKDIEILDGSIQRYGFFGKAIDRTDPWDVGWWRYRVPGRGQVNWTAVIDTLYEHGFTGNLSVEHEDPIWGGDETRVKQGLAIAHQTLRPLIIG, encoded by the coding sequence ATGAAGCTCGGGATGCTCACCGCCTGTCTGCCCGGACTGACCCTGGACGAGATCGCCGCATGGGCCGCCGCGACCGGCTATGAAGCCCTCGAAGTCGCCGTGTGGCCCACCACCGGCAGCCGCGACTTCGAGGCCGCGCACCTGCCAGTCGCCGACTTCGGACCGGCCGAAACCGACCGCACCCGTACCCTCCTCGACCGGCACGGCCTCACCATCTCGGCCCTGGCCTACTACGAGAACAATCTGCACCCCAGCCCGGCCCGCCGCGCCGAGATCCACACCCACCTCAAGCACGCCATCAACACGGCCGCCGCCCTCAACGTCCCCTACGTCGGCACCTTCATCGGGCGTGACCCCGGTCTGACCGTGCGAGAAAACCTGCGGGAAGCCGAGAAGCTCTTCCCCGCTCTCGTTTCCTACGCGGGAGAACGTGGCGTGGGCATCGTCATCGAAAACTGCGTCATGGATGGCTGGCACCCCGACGGATATCCCGGCAACCTCGCCTACTCCCCCGAACTGTGGGAGTGGATGTTCTCTCTCGGTCTCCTCCTCAACTGGGACCCCTCCCACCTCACCTGGATCGGCATCGATCCGGTCAAGACCATCGCCCCCTATGTGAGGCACATCGCCCACGCCCAGGCCAAGGACATCGAAATCCTCGACGGATCCATCCAGCGCTACGGCTTCTTCGGCAAGGCCATCGACAGAACCGACCCCTGGGACGTCGGCTGGTGGCGCTACCGAGTACCCGGCCGAGGCCAGGTCAACTGGACAGCGGTCATCGACACCCTGTACGAACACGGCTTCACCGGAAACCTCTCCGTCGAACACGAAGACCCGATCTGGGGCGGCGACGAAACCCGCGTCAAGCAAGGCCTGGCCATCGCGCACCAGACCCTGCGACCTCTCATCATCGGCTGA
- a CDS encoding IS3 family transposase, whose translation MSEVYRFIAAEKAVHPVALLCRVLGVVRSSFYAWLEAEQARQARTRADEALAHEITVIHLASKGAYGVPRVHAELRRLGRAVNRKRVERIMREHGIAGVTRRRRRSLTRPDKQARPAPDLIGRDFTADRPGTRLVGDITYLPTEQGWLYLACWLDLATREVVGYAMADHHRAELVVDALRMAHGLGGLEPGCITHSDCGSEYTSSEFRAEIRALGLRQSTGRTGSCFDNAAAESFWAVLKEEIGTRLWPDRATARAEVFAFIETFYNRRRLRKHPVFGYLTPHETRQRFRNSHTLAA comes from the coding sequence GTGAGCGAGGTCTACCGGTTCATCGCCGCGGAGAAGGCTGTCCACCCGGTGGCTCTGCTGTGCCGTGTCCTGGGCGTGGTCCGTTCCTCCTTCTACGCCTGGCTGGAGGCCGAACAGGCCCGGCAGGCACGGACACGCGCGGACGAGGCCCTGGCCCACGAGATCACCGTGATCCACCTGGCTTCCAAGGGTGCCTACGGTGTCCCGCGCGTGCACGCTGAACTGCGGAGGCTGGGCCGGGCGGTCAACCGCAAGCGGGTGGAGCGGATCATGCGTGAACACGGCATCGCCGGCGTCACCCGCCGAAGACGCCGCTCGCTGACCCGCCCCGACAAGCAGGCGAGGCCGGCCCCGGACCTGATCGGCCGCGACTTCACCGCCGACCGACCCGGCACCCGGCTCGTCGGCGACATCACCTACCTGCCCACAGAGCAGGGCTGGCTGTATCTCGCCTGCTGGCTGGACCTGGCCACCCGCGAGGTCGTCGGCTACGCAATGGCCGACCACCACCGCGCCGAGCTGGTGGTAGACGCGCTGCGGATGGCCCACGGCCTCGGTGGCCTGGAACCCGGTTGCATCACGCACAGCGACTGCGGAAGCGAATACACCTCATCCGAATTCCGCGCGGAAATACGCGCGTTGGGCCTTCGGCAAAGTACCGGCCGGACCGGCTCCTGCTTTGACAACGCCGCGGCCGAAAGCTTCTGGGCCGTGCTCAAGGAGGAGATCGGCACCCGGCTCTGGCCCGACCGAGCCACCGCCCGCGCCGAGGTCTTCGCCTTTATCGAGACCTTCTACAACCGGCGCCGCCTGCGCAAGCACCCTGTCTTCGGGTATCTCACACCACACGAGACACGCCAACGGTTCCGCAACAGCCACACACTCGCAGCGTAG
- a CDS encoding IS30 family transposase, whose translation MSDEMKADLWRRWRAGESISVISRQIGKPPGSVFTVLNHHGGIAPEPRKAHAGNLTMGEREEISRGLCAGESYRAIAGLLGRAVSTISREVSNNGGRDVYRAIAAHERALERARRPKQCLLARRPALRQTVLTLLREEWSPEQIVGHLRRHHGDDPGMEISHETIYRSVYTTRWKVIPRELCKRLRTGRPIRKNKRHTVKGQWRSQITDARPIEERPQAAEDRSEFGHLEGDLVIGSNNSQVATLVDRKSRFLTVVKLASRHTTVVVPALADTYERMDPRLRSTLTWDRGMELAAHKRFTADTGVDVFFAAPRSPWQRGTNENANKLLRQYLPKGTNLSTFSQDDLDAIATKLNNRPRKCLGFRTPAESVALTG comes from the coding sequence ATGTCGGACGAGATGAAGGCCGACTTGTGGCGGCGGTGGAGGGCCGGGGAATCGATCAGCGTCATCTCAAGGCAGATCGGTAAGCCGCCCGGTTCGGTGTTCACCGTCCTCAATCACCACGGAGGGATCGCTCCCGAACCCCGCAAAGCGCACGCCGGAAACTTGACCATGGGCGAGCGGGAGGAGATCTCACGTGGTCTTTGTGCCGGAGAGTCCTACCGGGCCATCGCCGGCCTCCTGGGGCGTGCAGTGTCGACGATCAGTCGTGAAGTCAGCAACAACGGCGGACGCGACGTTTACCGGGCGATCGCCGCGCACGAACGGGCACTTGAGCGCGCCCGGCGCCCGAAGCAGTGCCTGCTCGCCCGCAGGCCCGCGCTGAGGCAGACGGTGCTGACCCTGCTGAGGGAGGAGTGGTCGCCGGAACAGATCGTCGGCCACCTGCGTCGGCATCACGGTGACGACCCGGGGATGGAGATCAGCCACGAGACGATCTACCGGTCGGTCTACACCACCCGCTGGAAGGTGATCCCTCGCGAGCTGTGCAAGCGCCTGCGAACTGGCCGCCCGATCCGGAAGAACAAGCGCCACACGGTGAAAGGGCAGTGGCGCTCACAGATCACCGATGCCCGACCAATCGAGGAGCGGCCCCAGGCGGCGGAGGACCGCAGCGAGTTCGGGCATCTGGAAGGCGATCTGGTGATCGGCTCGAACAACAGCCAGGTCGCCACACTGGTCGACCGGAAGTCACGGTTCCTCACGGTCGTGAAACTCGCCAGCCGCCACACCACCGTGGTCGTTCCCGCTCTGGCCGACACCTACGAACGCATGGACCCCCGACTACGCAGCACGCTGACCTGGGATCGCGGCATGGAACTGGCAGCCCACAAGCGGTTCACCGCCGACACCGGTGTCGACGTGTTCTTCGCAGCCCCGCGTAGCCCCTGGCAACGTGGCACCAACGAGAACGCCAACAAGCTGCTCCGGCAGTACCTGCCCAAAGGCACAAACCTGTCGACGTTCAGCCAGGACGACCTTGACGCCATCGCGACGAAGCTCAACAACCGTCCGCGCAAGTGCCTGGGATTTCGCACACCAGCCGAGAGTGTTGCCTTGACCGGTTGA